Below is a window of Excalfactoria chinensis isolate bCotChi1 chromosome 9, bCotChi1.hap2, whole genome shotgun sequence DNA.
TTGTTGGCAACAGCATTCAAATACACTGAAATagttatgaaaatgaaaagaacgAATTCTTAGTATTGTTAATCcaattgtttaaataaaatatcctGTCCAAATAAAAGAACGGTTGGCATGCAAGGTGGATCTGCTTATTTTATCATTCTGTTTCTTAGATTGTGCATTGATATTCTGCcttacattttcatttgtttgcttttttttttttttttttttttcccatttgatttGCTTAAGGTCAAAAGATGTCACGTCAACATTAAGAACTAGAAATAACGCCTATGTCAGTATACCAGAAAGGAAAGGCTCCAACCAGGCTTTTCGTGACCAGCTTGCCTGTCCACTGTGTAAGCAGTTATTTCTCCAGCCACTTATGCTGCCATGCAATCACTGCATTTGTGAGAAATGTATAATAAAAAGCAAGACCAAAGctgaagcaacagaaaactATTACATCATCATATGCCCAGTGTGTAGCAAAGCTCATTGTCTCCCTTGCACAAACAAAATTCAGCTGAGGAAGAATTACCTTAGAGCAAAACTAGCCAAGAAATACATGCGCAGACACGGCATTCTGAAATGGAGATTTGACCACAGTGTAGGACCAGTCCGTTGTGAAACttgcagggagagaaaaagaatcgCAACTAAAAGATGTAGAACATGTGGAATGAATATGTGCAGTGAATGTCTGCATTTATATCATGCTGAGAGTGGAGCTGAAGACCACATTTTCACCAGTGCATCTCAAGAAGATAACGAACAGTGGGCATGCTTACTGCACTGCAACTCACACCTCTCTGAATACTGTCTGGATGACCACAAACTGATCTGTGGTTTCTGCAAGAATTTGCAGCACAATGGCCATGAGACCATCTCCTTGGCAGCAGCATGTTCAAGAGAAGCTGCTTCTCTCTCCAATACAATTGTAAAATTCAAACAAGgtttgtatttctgctgcttcttacACTTCCCTATGCCATTGCAGGAAAGATACTTGCACCTGCACTTGAAGAGCCACGTTAATTCTCTGAATATcacaaaagacagaaaggtGAACCATTCCCACTGtggaaatacagaggaaaaaagtcttTAATTGTGTGTAACCACAAGACAGATTCAAATACTAGAGAACAAAGGATTTGTATGTGAGATAGTGCATCTTGGTGTAGGAAACTCCATTTTATACTGTGAGACCCAGTGTGAAACAACCACCAATTACacctacattttaaaatcagaagtGCATGCCTTTTTCCCTGCAGGCAAATTATGAATTGTCTCTCTTCAGTCAGTGTTATGATTGTGTCCATGCTGAGTAAGACGCAAGATAGCCTCATTGTTCGGAGGAGCCACAGCAATGTCACTTCCTTTATCTAAGAGTTCATCCATAGTGATTGAGTGACAGTGCAGAGACTGGGATTTtatgaatttcttttaaatactttgatTTTTGCATATAACACCACAAATGCTGGGGACAAATGaagttgcaaagaaaacaaaattcaaaaaGGTGATAGTGGACCACATGCAGTGAGAAATAACTGGAAGCATTCAATTTGCATTTTCATAACAGTCTTAAAGTTCaaaaagtaaaatgcaaaatatctATATAAGATTCTGTAATGTGACATTGTTCCAAAATGTCAGCTGCACTTCAGCAAAATTTACTGTCAGCCTCTGGTGTTTTTGATTCTGTTCTCTCACAGTTCTCAATTTTTAGTGTCAGAAGAATAAATTGTATGTTCATATGATGGCTATCAGAGGAATGTACTGTCAGACACAGACATAATGAGATCTATGCAGTCACATTGGCTACAATTATTTTAGCTTGCTACTGACATGGTAACAttcaaaaaataatacagaactACTATAAATCAGGTTTCAGGATTTCCCatgtaattaattaaaaatcatcAAGCCCATCTTGGGGGacaaaaaataagtgaaagaaCAATAATCAAGGAGAAATTAGCTACCTGACTTCCATACAATATGAAAATTTTATCCCAAACAACTTCCCTTGGAGCTTCCTAGCAGTAGAGATGAGCGAAAAGTAGTAAATTCTCACTTGTTCCACGTTCTACCAAACCTGAAATTTCTTTAAACTACAACCTATCATTCTGTCTCTTCTAACCActatattttaatatgaagTTGAAACTACTGACCACAggtttgttatttattttgttttgtttttcagctcgCCAGGGAGTTGATAATGATCTAATGGAAGTTAtcctgttaaaaaataatttccaatcCTCCAAGGATCTCCAAAGGAAGGAGATCAGAAATGGATTCTTAAAACTACATACAGTGCTACatgaacaagaaaaagagatgatGGAATTGCTTGAAAACATTgaacttaaaaaacagaaagacatttCAGAATACGTAAACTATACATTCAGCCAGCTCTCATATATGGATGGCCTTATCCAGTATGCTGAAGAGGCTCTCAAGGAGGAAAGTCAAGTTGTATTTCTGCAATCTGCACACAGTTTGgtgaaagaaatagaagatgCAATTCCTTCCATTTTCCATCCTAGTCCACTTATCCGAGAAGACCCCCTAAGGAAACTGCAATTCAAATTTGATGAAGTGTTTGCCATTTTACAAGGATTTTCACCATCCCTTAGAGAAACTAAACAGTTAGGAAGCAAAGCGGAAAAGTATCCCTGTTCTTTTAACCCAGAAATAATGGTTCCAAGGCATGAGGCCAAGCAATCAACACTTAAAAGAGCATCCTTAAATTCCTTGTTTGATTTGGACATGCCAATTGAAAGCACTCTTGGGAGACAAaactccccccctccccatcatTCTACACAGAGTAATAAATTATGTGAATTTTGGGATGCAGCTTGTGAAacttcaagaaaagaaaggaaatatcagGTTTTTAACTTTCCAAGTTCAGCACCTATGGAAAAAGTATCATCTGCAGTGCCAGGACCTGTTACTATATATCAAACTGTTGTTTACCCAAGGTCTGCCAAAGTAAGACACTAATGAATTCTAAATATATGCAAATACTAACTATTACCATTATGTTTTCAGGCTCTAAGGTTCAGattttgaaaaaataagacTACAATACCAAATAATTAATTTGCATAGGAGAGAGTGCATTTCAGACTTGCCCTTGAAGATAAAATGAAGTATAAATTGAGTTGCATCACTTTCCTACCATATTAAGTACAGTTGTTATAGTATTTTATGTCATAAATATCTTACATGGAATGGTCcattgcaaaaagaaacagatgtatTGTTTGTATCTCAATACCTCTGTATCAGACTAAATCATTTGATCCCTGTTCTTGGCCATCAAATGTGACTTCGTATGTCTATGTAATTTTCCTCCTGATATATCAGAGATACTAACAAGAACAGGATAGATGCCAGTTGCCTAAGATCAAAAGAACGTGTTGCAAAGAACCAACTGCTGCCAGCCCTCAGTACTTTCAGCATGTCAGAAGACAGTAGTACTATGAAATTCACAGGAGGGTGCTTATGTCTCAACATGTATTTTACAATTAGGTTGGAatttcagctgcttcagcaTCTAAAAATTAACACCTGCTAACCGTGAGCCtttcaaaaacagcaaaaatgaaaactaacaAAATCAAAGAGTACATAATGGTGcactacagattttttttctcttcacagattTACTGGACTTGTCCTGCAGAAGATGTGGATTTCTTTGAGGTAGAATTTTATGAAGTTCTTGGCATTGGTCCTGATAACACTGTCCAGACACAACTGGATGGCAAGCTAagcaaaatacagcagcagaaccttGAGATATATAACCTGGATTCACATACAGAATATCTTTTCAAA
It encodes the following:
- the TRIM42 gene encoding tripartite motif-containing protein 42, translated to MKMDICSCFSNCCYLTCHRRKKECCLCWRFLFTSEQYCSCCPCPYEEDKPFQCCHCSCSEHANCWWCCCSCSNDPDCKCCCCGGENTACQYYASKCCRNCIFEPQWSRAPGTVQSKDVTSTLRTRNNAYVSIPERKGSNQAFRDQLACPLCKQLFLQPLMLPCNHCICEKCIIKSKTKAEATENYYIIICPVCSKAHCLPCTNKIQLRKNYLRAKLAKKYMRRHGILKWRFDHSVGPVRCETCRERKRIATKRCRTCGMNMCSECLHLYHAESGAEDHIFTSASQEDNEQWACLLHCNSHLSEYCLDDHKLICGFCKNLQHNGHETISLAAACSREAASLSNTIVKFKQARQGVDNDLMEVILLKNNFQSSKDLQRKEIRNGFLKLHTVLHEQEKEMMELLENIELKKQKDISEYVNYTFSQLSYMDGLIQYAEEALKEESQVVFLQSAHSLVKEIEDAIPSIFHPSPLIREDPLRKLQFKFDEVFAILQGFSPSLRETKQLGSKAEKYPCSFNPEIMVPRHEAKQSTLKRASLNSLFDLDMPIESTLGRQNSPPPHHSTQSNKLCEFWDAACETSRKERKYQVFNFPSSAPMEKVSSAVPGPVTIYQTVVYPRSAKIYWTCPAEDVDFFEVEFYEVLGIGPDNTVQTQLDGKLSKIQQQNLEIYNLDSHTEYLFKVRAVNKNGQGEWSESCKIITSGEHQIIQDGWRTQNNMQGTRQTLKR